The sequence CCACGCCATTGCCGCTGGAGAACACCAGCCAGTGGAAGTCCTCGAGCTCATCGAGGGCGTCATCGAGGGGGCCCCACGACTCCGGCGGCGTCACCACCAGGGCGGGCAGATCCACCACCTGGGCCCCGGCCGCCTCGAACAGGCGCCGGGCGGCCCCGATCTGGGTTTCGGCCCTGGTCACGGCGATGGTTCTGCCGGCCAGGCAGGGCTCAGACATGGAGGCTTCAGACAAGGGTTCACTCCTCCAGCTTGACCAGGGCAGAGGCCCGTTGCCGCAGCGCCTCGGCCTCGCCCTGGCGGTTCTGACTCCGCAGCAGCTCCAGGGCCTGGCGAAAGGCGCCCCGGGCTGCGGCGATGTCGCCGCTGAGCAGCAGGGCCGCCCCGAGGTTCTGCTGCGCTTCGGCGTGCTGCGGGTCCAGCTCCAGGGCGCGGCGGTAGGCCGTGATCGCCTGGGGCAGGTGGCCGCGGCGGCGTTCGATCAGGCCCTGGTTGTACCAGGCAAGCCCCACCTCAGGGGCGATGGCACAGGCCTGGCCACAGAGCTCGGCCGCCTCGGCCAGGGCCCCCTGCTCGCACAGCAGGGCGGCCAGGTTGAGCCGGGCGCCCAGGCTCACCCGGCCCGGCAGGGGCAGTTCCAGGGCCTGGCGGTAGAGGTCGCCGGCGGCGGCCTTGTCCTCACTCGCCAGGGCGATGGCCAGATGCAGCAGCAGTTCGTAGCGCTCCGGGACCGCCTCGGAGGGGCAGTGCCGCAGCCCGCGCCGCAGCAGGCGGATGCCCTGCCGCAGGCGGCCTTCGCTCACCTCCAGGCTGCCGAGCTTGGCGCAGGCGTAGGGATCGTGGGGCTGGAGCCGCAGCTCCTGTTCCATCGCCTGGCGCAGCCGCCCGGCCTTGTTGCCCCGCTCCAGCAGGGCGGGGGCGTAGCCGTCGTGCACCAGGGCGGGGGTATCGCAGTCGGCGATGCGCCAGTGCGGCTGCTGCCGCTGGAGGGCCAGCACGCTGTCATCCACCTGGGCGTGATAGGCGCCGCTCCAGTGGAGGGCGGGGTGGCGGCGAAACAGACGGCTGACGCTGGAGTAGGGCGACTGCCTGGCACCGCGCTCCTGGCGCAGCAGGTTGACCAGCAGCAGGTCGGACTGCTCCAGCAGGCGGCGCAGGGGCGCCCGGGCCGGCTCCAGCAGCTGCTCGTCGGCGTCGAGCACGAGCACCCAGTCGCCGGACACGTGGCGCAGGGCCTCGTTGCGGGCCGGCGCGAAGTCGCCCGGCCAGGGCAGGGCATGCACCACGGCACCAAGCCGCTCGGCCAGGGCCACGGTGCCATCGCTGGAGCCGGTGTCGAGCAGCACCATCTCATCCACGAAGCCGGCCACTGAGGCCAGGCAGCCCTCCAGCCGTTCCGCTTCGTTGCGCACCACCATCGACAGGCTCAGCTTCGGCATGGGGTCTCCGGCGGTTCAGTCGGTGAAGGCCTGGCCGGCGCTGCGGTCGGCGAGCCCCAGGCGGCCCAGCAGCCAGGCCTGGGCCCGGGGCATCTGGCCGGGGCTGTAGGCCGCCGGCAACGTCTCCGGTAGCAGGGGCTGCAGGGCCTCCCACAGGTAGGGGCTGCCGTAGATCGCCAGGCCTGCCAGCCGGCCATGCCGCAGCAGCTGGGCGACGGCCGCGGGCCAGGGCTCATCGCCGCCGGCGCTGCCCCGGAAGGGGTTGCCGCGCAGGAACAGCTGCAGCAGCACGGGGCCCTCGCCGAGCTGATCCAGGTTCAGGGGGGCCTGGGGATCGGGGCGCCAGAGGCTGGGGTGCAGGTCGTCGAGCAGGCAGGGGCGCAGGCCCGCCGCGGCGGGCAGGGTGAGGGCCGGCGCGGTGGGGGGCAGGAAGGGCGCCTGCAGGGCGGAGTCGAGGCGCAGCAGGTTCACCCCGGGGCCCAGGATGGCAGGGTCTGCGCTGGCTTTGGCGCTGGCCCAGCTGCCGCCCCGTTGCTCCAGGGTGCGCTCCACCAGCTCCTGCTCCAGGGGCCGATCGGGTTGGGCGGCCGTGAGGGGAT is a genomic window of Cyanobium sp. NS01 containing:
- a CDS encoding glycosyltransferase, coding for MPKLSLSMVVRNEAERLEGCLASVAGFVDEMVLLDTGSSDGTVALAERLGAVVHALPWPGDFAPARNEALRHVSGDWVLVLDADEQLLEPARAPLRRLLEQSDLLLVNLLRQERGARQSPYSSVSRLFRRHPALHWSGAYHAQVDDSVLALQRQQPHWRIADCDTPALVHDGYAPALLERGNKAGRLRQAMEQELRLQPHDPYACAKLGSLEVSEGRLRQGIRLLRRGLRHCPSEAVPERYELLLHLAIALASEDKAAAGDLYRQALELPLPGRVSLGARLNLAALLCEQGALAEAAELCGQACAIAPEVGLAWYNQGLIERRRGHLPQAITAYRRALELDPQHAEAQQNLGAALLLSGDIAAARGAFRQALELLRSQNRQGEAEALRQRASALVKLEE